A stretch of Raphanus sativus cultivar WK10039 unplaced genomic scaffold, ASM80110v3 Scaffold1337, whole genome shotgun sequence DNA encodes these proteins:
- the LOC130504063 gene encoding uncharacterized protein LOC130504063 has product MSKINNLEFAALNLSGDNYLQWALDTKILLRSKNLGDTITEDTEPSVKNKYQAIVIIRHHLAEGLKDQYLTIEDPLELWTELKNRYDHQKTVILPKALYDWRNLRIQDYKSVEEYNSVMFKIASKLKLCGETVTDADMLEKTFSTFHTNNMLLQQHELRPPGTKALPEAHAAIEPKDETPRESYGGRMRGRGRWQGSNRGTPQHLVKLYKESIKGKDPVANWVHHDDENDLDHENDQADYETSDLLKSG; this is encoded by the exons atgtcgaaaatcaacaACCTTGAGTTTGCTGCCCTCAATCTCTCCGGAGATAATTACCTCCAATGGGCACTTGATACCAAAATTCTCTTGAGGTCTAAAAATCTTGGTGATACTATCACTGAAGACACTGAACCATCGGTTAAGAATAAATACCAGGCCATTGTGATCATTCGCCATCATCTGGCTGAAGGTCTTAAAGACCAGTACCTCACTATTGAGGATCCTCTGGAACTTTGGACAGAGTTGAAAAACAGATATGATCATCAGAAAACTGTGATCCTGCCAAAGGCCCTATATGATTGGAGGAACCTAAGAatccaagactataagtctgtggaagAGTACAACTCGGTTATGTTCAAGATAGCCTCCAAGTTGAAATTGTGTGGGGAGACCGTCACTGATGCTGATATGCTGGAGAAAACATTTTCCACATTCCACACCAACAATATGTTGCTTCAGCAACA TGAGCTAAGGCCACCTGGTACTAAAGCATTGCCTGAGGCACATGCGGCCATAGAGCCAAAAGATGAGACTCCAAGAGAGTCATACGGCGGTCGCATGAGAGGCCGTGGAAGATGGCAAGGAAGTAACCGTGG AACTCCCCAACATCTTGTTAAACTCTACAAGGAGAGCATAAAGGGAAAAGACCCTGTGGCAAATTGGGTCCATCATGATGATGAGAATGATCTA